ACCTGGACACCCGCAGGAGATGAATTTCATCTATACCGAGAACCTCGGGCGTCTCGAACCTGAACTTACGGGCTATCTTATCAATATGAATATGGAATATATCCCGTACGGTCTTCTCTTTAAGGCCCGTTTCTTTGGCGATACTTGTAAAGGGCCGATGGATGCCTTCCTGCTCGATGTACTCCTTGAGGCGCTTGGTCATCAGCCTGCCGGGGACCATATCCTCCAGGTGCTCAAAGAAGGTCTGGTTGCAGCTGTAGCACCTAAACCGCTTCCGGCGCACCAGCAGGTCAACTGCTTTTCCTCTTATTGGCATATCCATGTAGCGCTGTTTCCTTTTCCCGTACTTGACTATCTTTGCCGTTAAATCCCTACAGGCTTGGCAGACGGTAGGGTCGCTAACCGTCTCCAGAACCAGCCTGATACTTTTCTCTAATTCTTCTGAATCAACTACCTGAAAATTTGGGAGATCGAGGATAGGCATACGGCACACCCCTGAGGTTTTTCCCTCAATATCCCAAAAAACGGCCTATCTTTTCAACCCTAAAATACGAATTAACTACTACAGGCTTAATGCCTCGCAAAATATTCCGCAGTCCTCGACTATGGGCGGCGTTGACCTCCCCCTTTCAGGATCAAGCTCATCGAGGAACACGCCGCTGATACAGCTCGCCCCGATTGCTCGCTCCATCTCCGCCCTGGATTTAAAAACCTCAGGGAAGTCCTTGCGTATGTGGTTCCAGTAGCCCATGCCGCCCTTCACGCAGCCGATACAGTTGTTGTTGGAGTAGCCCATGTCATACATTGCTGGCCTTCTTATGCCACTGGCTTTCATAATTTTATGCGCATCGCCTTTGGTGATGCGATGATCGATCAATGGGAATATGTGCTTATGCTGTGGCATTGCTTCCTCTATATCCTTAGCTCTGTCGGCCTCTAAAGCATCCATGCCCCATATGTATGTGAACCAGCTGAAAAAGGTGTTACGAAACTCCCATTCTTCACGCACTCTACGTTTCAGGAGTTTGGTGCAGACGGCACCATGAGGACTTCTAATAAAGCTCATAGCTCTGCAGGCATCCTCAACGCTCTTATATGGCGAAGACAGGATACACACTTCCTTGCCAAACCACTGCTCGCAATCCTGGACAAAGCGCATCGTATCTTCATGCTGGTCCTTGATATGTATGTAGAAAATTCGGTCTATCCGGTCTATTGCCAATTTAATTGCAACCGCGCTTGAAACCCCGGCGCTAAACCATGCAACTCCCACATCGCGCATTTTTTCAACCCTCCAATACGATTCTCTATTCCTGTGTACCCTTACCTCTATCAACCCTTAAGTACGTAGTGCCAAAATCTTCTAAAAGGTTTATCTCTACCGCGGTACTGACGGTAACTTTGTTTTTCAATCTCCGCTTCTGCTTCACCAGGCGTATAAAATAATCCTCCAGCAGAATCGTCACCGGGCAGTACCACCCCTCCGGCAGGTCGTCGTTAATCGGACAGAAGTCTGGGGGAAGGGGTCTTAGAGGCATGATTCTATCCTCTGGCCTTGCATATACGCCTTGATGAACTCCGCCGCGACATACGGGTTGATGGCATTGCCGTAGGCGCGCAGGCGTCCCACTCGGGCGGGAACCCCATGAGCCAGCGGGAATGTGCCGGGTTCAACTGGCCGCCGCTTTCAGTTCGTTCCTGCCGTGGATAAGTTCGAGAGTCATCTACTTCCCCTTCCTCTGATAATGCTTCAGCACCTTAATGAGCTCGGAAAGGGTACCATGGCTCACCAGAATTTCGTTCTTGCCCTGCTTTATCTCAACCATCCCGTCGCTATAATCCCGGAGATTCAGGGCGGGCTCGCCTACGCCATCTTCAACCTCCTGCCATATCGTGTGAAGCTCAAAGTCGTTCTTTAAAAGCTCTCTCTGTATCATTCTCCCCTCCTTATCTTGATATGATTCAGAAGCCCGTTTGTCAGGGCTTCAATCCTTGCCAGCTTTTCTTTAGCTTCTTTCGGGTCGTCCGTGCTCTCGGCCTCGCTCTTGATGGCGAGAAGGGTTATATCGACAGTATCACCCATCCCTCCATGAGGCCGTACACGGGCCCACGGAGGATGTGTTTTATTTTGGTCATGTGCTCATAGCCGGTATAAATGAGAGGCATGGACTCGCTACCTTTCATCTCCTCGCCCGTGTAGAGCGTCTCCTTCAGAATGAGCGTATCGCCTACCTTGAAGCCTCTGTCGTCGAAGCGTATCTCGCAAGTCTTCTTGCCCGCGATGACGGCCCTGAACATGTCGTGGTCGGTTTTAAGATGATGTGTTTTACTCACGGCCTCTCCTTGTGCTCTTTGCCGTCCAGCAGGATAATTGCCTTCTTAAAAGTGCCGATTGACCTGAATCCGGCGGATATGAATCCTTCGTTTTTCTCTTCATCGTAGGTAAAGTCAAGGTCACGGGAAAGAACGCACGCCTTTTTCACTATGGCCCTTTTAAGGGACGCATGGGACAGCTTGTTTATTTTTTCAATCCAAGAAACCTTGCCTCTTCCAACCTCTTTAAATTCAATTAATTCAGCGTGTGTCATACCCCCTCCTCGCTCATCAATTCTGAATCAAATCCTCTTCCCGAACTTGTCACATTGGTAAAGTACCTTCCCTTCCCTAAAAGCTATCTTATGAGGATAGGACGGGTTCGGCCATTCATAGAGGTCTTTTATAGCAACCTCGATAGCCACATAAATATCGTCTGCTTCATTCCTGAACTCATCACAGAAATAAGGGCGGGAGCAGGCGTGATACTTTCCCTCACCACATTCGCCATGTTCCGGGCTCCATGCGGGGTGTGTTACCGTCGTGCCGATAGCCCATAAGGTTTCGTTCTTGGTACGCTCTTGGGTTTTGCAATCATGTGAGACTTTTTTGAAAAGAAGCACCTTGTCTTTCTTAACCGGCACGCCCTCGCGCTCCAAATAGGGTAAGGACTTATATCTCTGGACAAGACAGGTCTTTGCTTTTTGGAATTTCAGTTTGAGGTCAATGGGCAGGGACAGCATGGAAAAGCCGTACAGGGACAGTTTAATAGAGGCGGAGAACGCACGCACAAGGGTCTGTCCCCATGCCACGACTGAGGAGTTTTCCCATGCCACGACTGAGGAGTTTTCCCATGCCACGACTGAGGAGTTTTCCCATGCCACGACTGAGGAGTTTCCCCTTGCCACGACTGAGGAGTTTCCCCTTGCCACGACTGAGGAGTTTCCCCATGCCACGACTGAGGAGTTTCCCCTTGCCTCGACTGAGGAGTTTTCCCATGCCTCGACTGAGGAGTTTCCCCTTGCCTCGACTGAGGAGTTTCCCCTTGCCTCGACTGAGGAGTTTCCCCTTGCCTCGACTGAGGAGTTTTCCCATGCCACGACTGAGGAGTTTTCCCATGCCACGACTGAGGAGTTTCCCCATGCCACGACTGAGGAGTTTCCCCATGCCACGACTGAGGAGTTTCCCCTTGCCTCGACTGAGGAGTTTCCCCTTGCCTCGACTGAGGAGTTTTCCCATGCCTCGACTGAGGAGTTTCCCCTTGCCTCGACTGAGGAGTTTCCCCATGCCTCGACTGAGGAGTTTTCCCATGCCTCGACTGAGGAGTTTTCCCATGCCTCGACTGAGGAGTTTCCCCATGCTCTTATGTAGCGGCCCTGCCATCTATTACAATCGAGCGTAGCCTGGATTCTCAAGATGCCGAAAACTTCGAGTACGCAGTTGAGCCGAAGTGATATTTCAATAATAACTTCTTCGCCTTTTTCGATTCGTTGTAGTTTGTCCAGTTCTTCTTGCGTTTTAATGATTTTTTTCATAATCTATTTTTTCTCCTCGCTCTCATCAGTGTCGGCCTTACCGACAGACCGCCCGGAAGGTCATTATGCCGGTATTCTCCGGTTCCGCTTTTCAGCGACTTTCCTTTCGGTCACTTCCGGACGGTTTCGAGCTTTAGATTGAAGTCAATGATTTCAGAGCCCTTTCTGCGGCCTCCGGCCCGTTGTCTCTGTTATATAAATATGTGTTCAACTCGTCTCCCACGAGGTTTACCTTCATGACGCGACCCTTGACATAATCAAAGTAGGTGTTGTTCTTTAGGAGCTCCGCCGCCTCTTCTTTGGTCATAGGCTTGTGTTCATAAGACAAAAACCCCATACCCTGCGGCCTTGCATTGTTATAGAGAATCGCCAAAACCTCTGCCTTATCGAGTCCAGATATGTTCATCTTCCCTCCTTTATTTACCGGGGCCTCTCGACCCCGGCTCTACAAAAAGGTTTCCTGTGAATTACCTCATCCCTTGGGCCTCCTCTCCGGATGCCCGCTGGCAAGGCACCCTGCCGGACAAAACAGCGGCTACCCCAACAGAAAGCCTCTGTGCCAGCTACCGGCTGAAAAATATTTACGCCCTCGCCTCGCTCCTGCGCTTCCTGCCCTGCTTTGTCGGCTCTGGCATGGTCGGGTCTTCCTCGGGCTCCCCTTCCTGCTCTTCTGACTGGCCCTGCTCTTCCTGAGAAGCGGACTGCTCTGTCTTCTCTTCCTGCTGAGCTTCTTCGAACTCTTCGCCGTCTTCCTTCTCTTCCAGCTTGAGGTGCTGCTGGCGCTCGTACTCGTTTATAGGCTTCGAGTCCACCATCTCGCCGGTATCGGTCCTGTAGAGGCGCTTTACGCCATCATTCCAGAGATAGTCCCAATAGCACTCGACCTGACGGAACTCGTACCCGTTCACGACATTGCGCGAGACGGTGTTAATCTCGGATGTAAGGCGCTCCATCCTCTCCTTGTGATAAGAGGCGGCCGCCTTCTTTTCTAGCTCGGCCTGCGCAAGGTCCTGCTGCTTTCTCGCCAGCGCCATTGAGTAGTTCTTCATCTCCTCGTCCGTGAGAACGCATTTCAATTCCCGTGTTTCGTTTGGCTGTAGCATGAAACCCTCCTTATGGTTAAATTGCGAATTTGGTCAATTTGGGGATGGGCTTACCTTCTCCCCGCCGCTATGTTCTTGGTCGAATAAACCCTTATGCCAGGTATGTTTGTGGCCTTCTTCATGGCCCGGACTACGCCGTTTATCTTGACCTCATCAAGCTTGAGGTATTCCCTCGGGATAAGGTTCGGGTCGGTTATCTCCCACTTCCATTCCTCGCGTAAGGTTCCGTTTGCCAGTTTGGGCGCGGGGGCGGCCATCGGCGCAGGCATGACGGTAGACTCTTCCAGAATAGCCTCGGCGACTTCAGGGGCACCGTGTTCTTCAGCCTGTATAGCAGCCTTCAACTGCTCCTCTTCCTGGAGCTTCCTAAGCCGCTCCTCTTCCTCCTTCTGTTTGCGCTCCTGTTCGGCGATATAGGCCACGGCCTGCCCTTTCAAGTACATCTCGGCCTCGGCAAGGGGCGTGTCCACTTCCTTCATCTTCGCCAGCAGGTCCTTGTGCATCTTGTGGGCCTGGTCACAAAGGGGCTTGAAGTAAGCCGATACCTGCTTTCTGGTATCTTTGACTGTGGCAAGCATCTCATCAGCGGCCTTTAAGGTGTTGTTATCGATTACCTTCAAGCCTTTGGCCTGTGTCGTCAGGGAAAGCGCGTCGTCAAAGTTCTGCGCCTGTGGGTTTACTGCAAGTGCGGTGTTCATAGGTGGCTCTCCTTCCAGCGATAAAGGGTTAATGCACAAAGGAATGTTTTGCGGCAGAGTGCCGCGTCCGTTATCTCCTGTAGCGAATAGCCCCCGGTGTTTTTGAGATAGAGGCTGTAAAACTTGTCTATATGGTGCCCATTCCCGATGAGAAGTCCCTCATATCCACCGGCCACCTGAACCTTGTAGGCCGGATGAGGGCTGCCGGACTTGATATCGAGAAGAACCTTCTTTCCGTTCAAAACGCCATACCTGTCTATGGTTCCGGCATAAAACAGGTGCGGGTGAAACATCGGGGCTTCGATGAGTTCAGGCACAAAGCCGCTATCCTTCCTGAACTTCATCCAGCCCTCAAGGTATGGCTTTATCTCAGCGTCGAGGCTGTCCGCATCGAGGTCGTCCCGGTCGTAAAGCTCCGTCGCCCTATGAATATAGGTTCCCTTGAGCATGGCACTTCCATTGGAATGCGGGAACTCTAAGAGCCCTGCTGCCTTCAGTATCGAGGTCACGCCGGGGAGTTTGTCGTCTCCAAGCCAGTAAGTATGGCTCGCCTCATCGAACATGAACTCAGGCTGTGGCATAGGGGCAAGGGCTCCCGTTTATGGTGCAGACCGTCTTCATGTCGTTGTCCATCTCTGCGCTACCGCATATGCTAAGGTCTTTCGGGCAGCCTTCGGGCAAGCTTGCCGGGGCCTCGTCGCAAACCTCAATGGAAACTATCTCTTTCCCGAATTTGCCGACAGTGAACCCTATCTTTACCGTTTCCCCTGCTACGGCTACATTGGCAAAGGATCCCGAGAATGTCCCGTATTTCTCCCCGCCTGCGTTAATCGTCCAGGCCTGCCAGTCTTTGCCGTTCTTGCTGCCCTTCTTCGTGGTCACCGATTCGACCGTGGCCACGACATATTCCGAGGCCACGACCTGGGCCTGCTTGTCCGAGCCCTGCGCCTGAGACTTGGACTGCGGCTGCTTCAGTTGCTGGCTCCCGACACTCGTGTTATTACCGCCCTTTGCCCCGAGTACTTCTTCTGGCATATCCTCAATGTCCTGTGTGAAGATGTCAGAGGCCGCCGTTACCGTAAGAATGCCGTCCACAAGGGAGCGCTTCTTTGCCATCTTCAATACCGTGTTCGCCACATCTGCCGGGTTCGTGCGTACCTGCTGAATTTCGCCGTTCCGGGTATACTTGACGCGCTTCCTATCTTCGGGCGTGGCGTCCCACTCTTTATTGGAAACAGCCCCGCGCCAGTTGTACTTGTCTTCCTTCGAGGAGCACTCGCCCACGCCACTTCCAAGGAAAAGGCCCGTGGCTTGGTTCGTGATACGGGTCAACACCCTGAAGGTCAAGCCGTCGTCCGTGGGTATCTCCTGAATCTGCGGGTCAGCCGCCAGCCGAAATGTCATCATCAGCTTTTCCGCACCCGGCTTGAGGAGTGTCGGTTTATCGCCGCACCCCGGCACCGTGCCGTAATGCTGCCCTTTCTGCATTACGGACTTCATCACCTCCTGAATCAGATTGACCTGTGCCCTCATAGCGACAGCCGTCAGGGGTCGCGGGTCCTGTAAAACCAAATCGTCTTGCATATCTCCTCCTGTAAGGTTTAAGGTTCAAATAAATCGCTCATCCAATGAGGGC
This genomic interval from Dehalococcoidia bacterium contains the following:
- a CDS encoding phosphoadenosine phosphosulfate reductase: MGVAWFSAGVSSAVAIKLAIDRIDRIFYIHIKDQHEDTMRFVQDCEQWFGKEVCILSSPYKSVEDACRAMSFIRSPHGAVCTKLLKRRVREEWEFRNTFFSWFTYIWGMDALEADRAKDIEEAMPQHKHIFPLIDHRITKGDAHKIMKASGIRRPAMYDMGYSNNNCIGCVKGGMGYWNHIRKDFPEVFKSRAEMERAIGASCISGVFLDELDPERGRSTPPIVEDCGIFCEALSL
- a CDS encoding DUF3850 domain-containing protein, with translation MSKTHHLKTDHDMFRAVIAGKKTCEIRFDDRGFKVGDTLILKETLYTGEEMKGSESMPLIYTGYEHMTKIKHILRGPVYGLMEGWVILSI